The following are encoded in a window of Flavobacterium sp. WC2421 genomic DNA:
- a CDS encoding carboxypeptidase-like regulatory domain-containing protein translates to MKPNFFTTLFTLLMIQLGFAQNIKGKIIDSTTGESIPYANIKVNESENLVSNAEGFFTLSEKNSTDETLLTVSYLGFVNRQLTVSELKKLDFSIKLTPGVFELNDVAVSNIKPNPYEIMANVKANLSRNYATGETGSKDMLFYRKSNNFKPSLIDVEINKSTGFTKQALNKVNTDLKAFSKQLISHPPQEFTDILCNYYSVKTKKGDKFLFNSKLDVLKATVLKNEGRSSAMDDLEKTVMNLILKHLDSTKYYRAKSGLFGSRDTISLRKDFNKKKNKGIDIEINSQLTATKASLNSFLSDANFLSSTKLEFIKKTDLYDYTYEGVTYTNENEFAYILSFKPRRSKAKYLGKLYISETDYAILRTDYILDEGEKLNNFNMKFLLGIKASENVSKGTITYKKKAEDGSYYMQYAAVEKGNYFYLNRPLKFIELTSSEKDVLALDIKIEANTSNKIEFLNMSRSETTAAAIEKIKEADFKFKTIKSYDPTIWKDYNAIEPLQEMKQFKAMN, encoded by the coding sequence ATGAAACCAAACTTCTTTACTACTTTGTTCACGTTGCTTATGATTCAACTAGGATTTGCCCAAAATATAAAAGGAAAAATAATCGATTCTACAACTGGGGAAAGTATTCCGTATGCTAATATTAAGGTAAACGAGTCGGAAAACTTGGTTTCTAATGCAGAAGGTTTTTTTACGCTATCAGAGAAAAACAGTACTGACGAAACCTTGCTTACGGTTTCTTATTTGGGTTTCGTCAATAGGCAATTGACCGTCAGCGAATTGAAAAAATTGGATTTCAGTATTAAACTGACGCCAGGCGTTTTTGAACTTAATGATGTTGCCGTGTCTAACATAAAACCAAATCCTTATGAGATTATGGCTAATGTTAAAGCCAACTTAAGCCGTAATTATGCCACTGGAGAAACAGGGTCAAAAGACATGCTTTTTTATAGAAAATCAAACAATTTTAAACCCTCTTTAATTGATGTTGAAATTAATAAGTCGACAGGGTTTACAAAACAAGCTTTAAACAAAGTCAATACTGACTTAAAGGCTTTTTCTAAGCAATTAATTTCGCATCCTCCGCAGGAATTCACTGACATCCTTTGTAATTATTATTCGGTTAAAACCAAAAAAGGAGACAAATTCCTCTTCAACTCAAAACTGGATGTTCTTAAAGCCACTGTATTAAAAAACGAAGGCCGTTCTAGCGCAATGGACGATTTAGAAAAAACAGTCATGAATTTGATTTTGAAGCACTTAGACTCCACTAAATATTACCGCGCAAAAAGTGGCCTTTTTGGATCAAGAGACACGATTTCGTTACGTAAAGACTTCAATAAAAAGAAAAACAAAGGTATTGACATAGAAATAAACAGCCAGTTAACGGCCACCAAAGCCAGTTTGAATTCCTTTCTGTCAGATGCTAATTTTCTAAGTAGTACAAAATTAGAATTTATTAAAAAGACGGATTTATATGACTATACCTACGAAGGAGTAACGTATACTAATGAGAATGAATTTGCCTACATACTGAGTTTTAAACCTCGAAGAAGCAAGGCGAAATATCTAGGTAAATTATATATTTCTGAAACGGATTATGCCATCTTGAGAACAGATTATATCCTAGACGAAGGAGAGAAGTTGAATAATTTTAACATGAAGTTTCTATTAGGAATTAAAGCTTCAGAGAATGTCAGTAAAGGAACAATAACCTACAAGAAAAAAGCAGAAGACGGGAGTTATTATATGCAATATGCCGCTGTTGAAAAGGGAAATTACTTTTATTTAAACCGCCCTTTAAAATTTATTGAATTAACGAGTAGTGAAAAAGATGTGCTGGCACTTGATATAAAAATTGAAGCAAATACGAGCAATAAAATAGAGTTCCTCAATATGTCTCGATCTGAAACAACTGCAGCTGCAATTGAAAAAATAAAGGAAGCCGATTTTAAATTTAAAACTATCAAATCGTATGATCCTACCATTTGGAAAGACTACAATGCCATCGAACCCTTACAAGAAATGAAACAATTCAAAGCTATGAATTAA
- a CDS encoding MepB family protein, with product MKLNSTFQFMILQHSTSHSIPNQLKIIKELYYDKYGLPITQLSINPESKEYEACTFLLNKKMIVYRQGKITPTKVGQFVTVWKRNKAGITAPFDTKDILDFIIITVKTDTQLGQFIFPKAVLITKGILTHNGKEGKRGIRVYAPWDRVSSKQAIQTQSWQTDYFLQLDEENKIDQMRIKELLGNNK from the coding sequence TTGAAACTCAACAGCACTTTTCAATTTATGATTCTTCAACACTCCACAAGCCATAGTATTCCAAACCAATTAAAAATAATAAAAGAATTATATTACGATAAATACGGACTTCCTATTACCCAACTTAGTATTAATCCCGAGAGTAAAGAGTATGAAGCCTGTACGTTTTTATTGAATAAAAAAATGATTGTTTATCGTCAAGGGAAAATTACTCCTACTAAAGTTGGACAATTTGTAACCGTATGGAAAAGAAATAAAGCTGGTATTACAGCTCCTTTTGATACAAAAGATATCCTAGATTTCATAATTATAACTGTAAAAACGGATACACAATTAGGTCAATTTATATTCCCGAAAGCGGTATTAATCACAAAAGGAATTCTAACTCATAATGGCAAAGAGGGGAAACGTGGCATAAGAGTTTATGCACCTTGGGACAGAGTGAGCAGCAAACAAGCAATACAAACCCAAAGTTGGCAAACTGATTATTTTTTACAGCTTGATGAAGAAAATAAAATAGATCAAATGCGCATAAAAGAATTATTAGGAAATAATAAATAA
- a CDS encoding polysaccharide deacetylase family protein, translating to MNLKNTLLLILAVLAVPTINAQEGNRNWNGKKCGVVLTYDDALNIHLDKVIPMLNSYKFKGTFYLIGGSPVVANRIEEWRNASKKGHELGNHSLNHPCDGRLPGRGFVTSETDLSKYSVARAVNEVRVTNALLKAIDGKVERTFAYPCGDLTVNDTLYYNFLKNDFVAARGVESNFLSIKEVDLSNVNAFGQNGSTAAQMIAQVEAAEKAQSFIVFLFHGVGGEHGLNVDLEEHRKLLAYLKKRKKDIWVAPMVEVAKYIKEHK from the coding sequence ATGAATTTAAAAAATACCTTACTTCTTATATTAGCTGTGTTGGCCGTTCCTACTATTAATGCACAAGAAGGAAATAGAAACTGGAATGGTAAAAAATGTGGGGTTGTATTAACCTATGATGATGCTTTAAATATTCATCTTGATAAGGTAATACCTATGCTCAATTCCTATAAATTTAAAGGAACTTTTTATCTAATAGGCGGTTCGCCAGTGGTGGCAAATCGAATAGAAGAATGGCGTAACGCATCAAAGAAAGGCCATGAATTAGGAAACCATTCCTTGAATCATCCTTGTGATGGTCGTTTACCCGGAAGAGGTTTTGTTACTTCAGAAACTGATTTGTCCAAGTATTCTGTGGCAAGAGCCGTAAACGAAGTACGAGTGACAAATGCATTACTCAAAGCGATTGATGGAAAAGTGGAACGTACTTTTGCCTATCCATGTGGGGATCTTACCGTAAATGACACGCTTTACTATAATTTTTTAAAGAATGATTTTGTAGCTGCTCGTGGAGTTGAATCTAATTTCCTTTCAATAAAAGAGGTAGATCTATCCAATGTGAATGCTTTTGGACAAAATGGTAGTACCGCTGCGCAAATGATTGCTCAAGTTGAAGCCGCTGAAAAGGCGCAATCTTTTATTGTTTTTCTATTTCACGGTGTTGGTGGTGAACATGGATTAAATGTAGATTTAGAAGAGCACCGTAAATTACTGGCATATTTAAAAAAGCGAAAAAAAGATATTTGGGTTGCACCTATGGTAGAAGTAGCAAAATACATTAAAGAACATAAATAA
- a CDS encoding DedA family protein: MKLNMYGLIFSYNPLSYFGIFIWFLFLDQLTPIPEEVTLLSIGYIAQHHVINPYYAGLSAFCGLTIIDNLFYWLAFSGNKLIDRFKNKIGEKMQKKYIDGMEKHSVRTLLLLSFIPKIRFFSPIFAGLFHVKWRTFFIVNGFGTLIFITLYIAAVMLFHNSLEYLLKELEFVRHFIFVLLMIVITIVLFFKFRKKHQ, from the coding sequence ATGAAATTGAATATGTATGGCCTTATCTTTTCATATAATCCACTAAGCTATTTTGGTATTTTCATTTGGTTTCTATTTCTGGATCAATTGACTCCCATCCCAGAAGAAGTTACCTTGTTATCTATAGGTTATATTGCTCAACATCATGTAATCAATCCGTATTATGCAGGATTATCCGCTTTTTGTGGATTAACTATTATTGATAATTTATTTTATTGGTTGGCCTTTTCAGGGAATAAATTAATTGATCGCTTTAAAAATAAAATTGGGGAAAAGATGCAAAAAAAATATATTGACGGAATGGAAAAACACAGTGTGAGAACCCTATTGCTATTGAGTTTTATTCCTAAAATTAGGTTTTTTAGTCCCATTTTTGCAGGGCTTTTTCATGTTAAATGGCGTACTTTTTTTATTGTTAATGGATTTGGAACGCTTATTTTTATAACGCTTTATATCGCCGCCGTAATGTTATTTCACAACAGTTTGGAATATTTGTTAAAAGAACTTGAATTTGTAAGACATTTTATATTTGTACTTTTGATGATTGTTATTACTATTGTCTTATTTTTTAAGTTTAGGAAAAAACATCAATAA
- the rlmD gene encoding 23S rRNA (uracil(1939)-C(5))-methyltransferase RlmD encodes MGRKNTDKVVFHQIKVLDAGAKGVSVAKAPDGKVVFIPNVVPGDVVDVQTFKKRKSFYEGKAVHFHEFSEHRVEPVCEHFGVCGGCKWQNMNYNQQLYYKQNEVLNHLQRIGKIELPEFEPILGSEKKFFYRNKMEFSFSNSRWLTEKEIDSTEDLGNRNALGFHIPKMWDKILGINKCHLQEDPSNAIRNEVRDFANANGLTFFNPREHSGLLRTLMLRTASTGEIMVLIQFFENDKANRELILDHLYEKFPQITSLQYVVNNKANDTLYDTDIKLYKGRDYILEEMEGLKFSINAKSFYQTNSDQAYELYKITRDFAGLTGNEIVYDLYTGTGTIAQFVSKKAKKVIGVESVPDAIKDAKANAVRNEITNCEFFVGDMKVVFNDSFIAQHGHPDVIITDPPRDGMHKDVIEQIMKIAPEKVVYVSCNSATQARDLALMDEKYKVTRVRPVDMFPQTHHVENVVLLEKR; translated from the coding sequence ATGGGAAGAAAAAATACAGACAAGGTTGTCTTTCATCAAATAAAAGTCCTTGATGCAGGTGCAAAAGGCGTATCGGTAGCAAAAGCGCCGGATGGTAAAGTAGTGTTCATACCGAATGTGGTTCCGGGTGATGTGGTTGATGTACAAACTTTTAAAAAGCGTAAGTCGTTTTATGAAGGAAAAGCGGTGCATTTTCATGAGTTTTCGGAGCACCGTGTGGAACCTGTTTGCGAGCATTTTGGTGTTTGCGGAGGTTGTAAATGGCAAAATATGAACTACAACCAACAGTTGTATTATAAGCAAAATGAGGTTTTGAACCACTTGCAACGCATCGGGAAAATTGAACTTCCTGAATTTGAACCTATTTTAGGATCAGAGAAAAAGTTTTTCTACAGAAACAAAATGGAATTTTCATTTTCTAACAGCCGTTGGTTAACCGAAAAAGAAATTGACAGCACGGAAGATTTAGGAAATAGAAACGCACTAGGTTTCCATATTCCAAAAATGTGGGATAAAATCCTGGGCATCAATAAATGCCATTTGCAAGAAGATCCATCGAATGCAATACGTAATGAAGTTCGAGATTTTGCTAATGCAAACGGACTGACATTCTTTAACCCTAGAGAACATTCTGGTTTATTGAGAACCTTAATGCTGCGCACCGCTTCAACAGGTGAAATCATGGTTTTGATTCAATTTTTTGAAAACGACAAAGCCAACAGAGAATTGATCTTAGACCATTTATACGAGAAATTCCCGCAAATTACTTCATTGCAATATGTAGTGAATAATAAAGCAAATGATACCTTATATGACACGGATATTAAATTGTACAAAGGTCGCGACTATATCTTAGAAGAGATGGAAGGATTGAAATTTAGCATTAATGCTAAGTCTTTTTACCAAACCAACTCCGACCAAGCCTACGAATTATACAAAATAACACGTGATTTTGCTGGATTGACAGGAAATGAAATTGTGTATGATTTATATACGGGAACGGGTACTATTGCTCAATTTGTTTCTAAAAAAGCAAAAAAAGTAATAGGTGTAGAAAGTGTTCCTGATGCCATTAAAGATGCAAAAGCGAATGCGGTACGCAATGAAATTACAAATTGTGAGTTCTTTGTAGGAGACATGAAAGTGGTGTTCAATGATAGTTTCATTGCACAACACGGACATCCAGATGTTATTATAACAGATCCGCCTCGTGACGGAATGCATAAAGACGTGATTGAACAAATCATGAAAATTGCTCCAGAGAAAGTGGTGTATGTAAGTTGTAATTCGGCTACACAAGCACGTGATTTAGCCTTGATGGACGAGAAATACAAAGTGACTCGCGTGCGCCCTGTGGATATGTTTCCGCAAACACATCATGTGGAAAATGTAGTGTTACTCGAGAAAAGATAA
- a CDS encoding DUF6452 family protein — translation MKKIILLVLTIAFTFSSCEKDDICDANTVTTPRLVISFYDINNSSVLKNVTNLKIIGEGMTEGITYKSSTLINGSTVSIPLKTDADATSFRFILNYGNSNPAVVYEDNLKFNYSRTTVFVSRACGFKTEFTLDPLIPYVHTAADVTVEKWIQYIAVKNSAINNENETHLEIYF, via the coding sequence ATGAAAAAAATAATTCTTTTAGTATTGACTATTGCTTTCACTTTCTCCAGCTGTGAGAAAGATGATATTTGTGATGCCAATACCGTTACTACTCCTCGATTAGTGATTTCGTTTTATGACATAAACAATTCATCTGTTTTGAAAAATGTGACGAATCTAAAAATAATTGGAGAAGGAATGACGGAAGGAATTACATATAAAAGTAGTACTTTGATTAATGGAAGTACGGTTTCTATTCCGCTAAAAACAGATGCAGATGCAACTAGTTTCCGTTTTATATTGAATTATGGTAATTCAAATCCAGCGGTAGTGTATGAAGACAATCTAAAGTTTAATTATTCCCGAACTACTGTTTTTGTATCTAGAGCCTGTGGATTTAAAACTGAATTTACTTTAGATCCATTAATTCCATATGTTCATACAGCTGCAGATGTTACTGTTGAAAAATGGATTCAATATATTGCAGTAAAAAATAGCGCTATCAATAACGAAAATGAAACACACCTTGAAATATATTTTTAG
- a CDS encoding DUF6048 family protein has protein sequence MKHTLKYIFSICLIFSLFLAEAQETTPVKSTPENNKTEEGIIPDNSFKNAEKLPQEVNNDSIPVIKTNRYGLRVGVDLFKLTRALYDKDYKGIELVGDYRISKKYYLAAELGNENKTTDDTRLNSTAKGSYLKAGFDYNAYENWLDMENIISIGMRYGFSTFSQQLNTYKIYNANPYFGEVPALTSGEKYSGLSASWIEVVAGVKAKVFNNVFVGFGFQLKMLVSNKKPDNFDNLYIPGFNRTYNGNFGVGFNYTVSYFIPIYKKKVIPVVVTKKQNPKK, from the coding sequence ATGAAACACACCTTGAAATATATTTTTAGTATTTGCCTCATTTTTTCTTTGTTTTTAGCCGAAGCACAAGAAACTACTCCTGTTAAAAGTACTCCCGAAAATAACAAAACGGAGGAAGGTATTATTCCTGACAATTCGTTTAAAAATGCCGAAAAACTACCCCAAGAAGTAAATAATGACAGTATTCCAGTTATAAAAACAAATCGGTACGGTTTGCGTGTAGGAGTTGATTTATTTAAGCTGACACGTGCTTTATATGATAAAGATTATAAAGGAATTGAATTAGTAGGAGATTATCGAATATCAAAAAAATATTACCTAGCTGCGGAACTAGGAAATGAAAATAAAACAACTGATGACACTCGGTTAAACTCAACCGCCAAAGGATCTTATTTAAAAGCAGGTTTTGATTACAATGCCTACGAGAATTGGCTCGATATGGAGAATATCATTTCTATAGGGATGCGCTATGGTTTTAGTACGTTTAGTCAGCAATTAAACACCTACAAAATTTACAATGCCAATCCTTATTTTGGAGAAGTTCCAGCTCTTACCTCTGGAGAAAAATACAGTGGTCTTTCTGCCAGTTGGATCGAAGTGGTTGCAGGAGTTAAAGCTAAAGTATTCAATAATGTCTTTGTTGGATTCGGCTTTCAACTGAAAATGTTAGTTTCTAATAAAAAGCCTGATAATTTTGACAACCTATATATTCCCGGATTCAACAGAACGTATAATGGAAATTTTGGTGTAGGATTTAATTATACAGTATCGTATTTCATTCCTATTTACAAAAAGAAGGTAATACCAGTTGTTGTTACTAAGAAACAGAATCCAAAAAAATAA
- a CDS encoding class I SAM-dependent RNA methyltransferase — MENNFKMVAKTFFGFEEILAKELQMLGAQDVEQGVRMVSFKGDKGFMYKANLSLRTALKILKPIYFFKANNEQALYKGITGVNWSRYINANQTFVIDATVHSDNFNHSEFVSQKCKDAIVDQFRERTGQRPSIDKIHPDLRINIHIDRDQVSVALDTSGNSLHQRGYRTATNIAPINEVLAAGVLLLSGWDGQTDFLDPMCGSGTFLAEAAMIACNIPANINRKEFAFEKWHDWDNELFDNITDSLLKRVREFHHTIKGYDKAPSAVQKAKDNIKNANLDEYITIEEKNFFDTEKTTEGKLHMVFNPPYDERLDIHMEEFYKNIGDTLKKNYPGTNAWFITGNLEALKFVGLKPSRKIKLFNASIEARLVKYEMYEGSKRTKFQVTEGE, encoded by the coding sequence ATGGAAAATAATTTTAAGATGGTTGCCAAAACCTTTTTTGGTTTTGAAGAAATATTAGCAAAGGAATTACAAATGTTAGGCGCGCAAGACGTGGAGCAGGGTGTAAGAATGGTGAGTTTTAAAGGAGATAAGGGATTTATGTACAAAGCGAATTTATCGTTGCGTACCGCATTAAAAATCCTAAAACCCATTTATTTTTTTAAGGCAAATAACGAACAAGCTTTATACAAAGGAATTACTGGTGTGAACTGGTCAAGATATATTAATGCCAATCAAACTTTTGTGATTGATGCTACGGTGCATTCAGATAACTTTAATCACTCCGAATTTGTTTCTCAAAAGTGTAAAGATGCTATTGTAGATCAATTTAGAGAGCGCACAGGACAACGTCCAAGCATTGATAAAATCCATCCCGATTTAAGAATCAACATTCATATTGATAGAGACCAAGTTTCGGTTGCTCTTGATACCTCAGGGAATTCATTACACCAACGTGGATACAGAACAGCAACTAATATTGCGCCAATCAACGAAGTTTTGGCAGCAGGAGTTTTGTTACTTTCTGGTTGGGACGGACAAACGGATTTTTTAGATCCAATGTGTGGTTCAGGAACTTTCTTAGCGGAAGCGGCTATGATTGCTTGTAATATTCCGGCGAACATTAACCGTAAAGAATTTGCTTTCGAAAAATGGCACGATTGGGATAATGAATTGTTTGATAATATTACGGACAGCTTGTTAAAAAGAGTACGTGAGTTTCATCACACGATAAAAGGATACGATAAAGCACCATCGGCAGTTCAAAAAGCCAAAGATAATATCAAGAATGCCAATTTGGATGAATACATCACGATTGAAGAAAAAAACTTCTTTGATACGGAGAAAACAACCGAAGGAAAATTACACATGGTATTCAACCCGCCTTATGATGAACGATTGGATATTCATATGGAAGAATTCTATAAGAATATTGGAGATACTCTAAAGAAAAATTATCCTGGAACTAATGCTTGGTTCATTACTGGAAACCTGGAAGCTTTGAAATTTGTAGGGTTAAAACCTTCAAGAAAAATCAAACTTTTTAATGCAAGTATCGAAGCACGTTTAGTAAAATACGAAATGTACGAGGGTAGTAAGAGAACAAAATTTCAGGTAACTGAAGGGGAATAG
- a CDS encoding class I SAM-dependent methyltransferase gives MSEEQKSNPINQEEPAPTWFSSWFDTPYYHILYKERNYREAQLFMDNITHYLNLPEKAKVLDLACGKGRHSIYLNQLGFNVLGADLSENSIAEANKNANDSLHFKVHDMREPFEEKFDAIFNLFTSFGYFENDEDNLTTLKAIKESLSDYGFAVIDFMNVKQVLDTLVPEETKTVEGIDFHLKRYLKDGHIYKEIDFEDKGQKFHYTEKVKALTLQDFEALMEEAGIYLLDIFGDYKLKKFYKNDSERLIMIFK, from the coding sequence ATGTCTGAAGAACAAAAATCAAACCCTATAAATCAAGAAGAACCAGCACCAACATGGTTCAGTTCTTGGTTCGATACTCCCTATTATCACATTCTTTATAAAGAGAGAAACTATAGAGAAGCGCAGCTATTTATGGATAACATCACCCATTACCTCAACCTTCCTGAGAAAGCAAAAGTGCTTGACTTGGCTTGCGGTAAAGGCCGTCATTCTATTTATTTGAACCAACTGGGATTTAATGTCTTAGGCGCCGATTTGTCGGAGAATAGTATCGCTGAAGCCAACAAAAATGCCAACGACTCTTTACACTTCAAAGTACACGACATGCGTGAACCTTTTGAAGAAAAATTTGATGCAATATTTAATTTGTTCACTAGTTTTGGTTATTTCGAAAACGACGAAGACAATTTAACCACTTTAAAAGCCATCAAAGAAAGCTTGTCTGACTATGGTTTTGCCGTAATTGACTTCATGAATGTCAAACAAGTGCTCGATACATTAGTTCCTGAAGAAACAAAAACGGTTGAAGGCATCGATTTTCATCTGAAACGCTATTTAAAAGACGGACATATCTATAAAGAAATCGACTTTGAAGACAAAGGACAAAAATTTCATTATACCGAAAAAGTAAAAGCCTTAACTCTTCAAGATTTTGAAGCATTAATGGAAGAAGCAGGAATTTATCTTTTGGATATTTTTGGAGACTACAAGTTGAAAAAATTCTACAAAAATGATAGCGAACGCTTAATTATGATATTTAAGTAG
- a CDS encoding ZIP family metal transporter, with the protein MNYLLPLLSVLLGYIIASILKPKNKTNLKLLLAFSGSFLLSLTVMHLLPDVYESKDSNIGIFIMLGILFQIILEFFSKGAEHGHVHGHENMNHIPWLLFISLCIHAFLEGFPVGHHHDNLAIGIAIHHLPIAIILTTFFINSHLNPKAIFAFMITFAVMTPLGTLASDYLPFLNQYTTQITAVVIGILFHISSTIIFESSEGHKFNIAKVSMIILGILLAYFL; encoded by the coding sequence ATGAATTACCTTTTACCCTTACTTTCTGTACTGTTAGGCTATATCATTGCATCAATTTTAAAACCAAAAAACAAAACCAACCTCAAGCTATTATTGGCTTTTAGTGGGTCTTTTTTATTGTCTTTAACCGTGATGCACTTGCTTCCTGATGTTTACGAAAGCAAAGACAGCAACATAGGTATCTTTATCATGTTAGGGATTTTGTTCCAAATCATACTAGAATTTTTCTCTAAAGGGGCAGAACATGGACACGTTCATGGACACGAAAACATGAACCATATTCCGTGGTTATTGTTCATCAGTCTTTGTATTCATGCCTTCTTAGAAGGATTCCCTGTAGGCCATCATCATGATAATCTAGCCATTGGTATCGCCATTCATCACCTGCCTATTGCCATCATCTTGACTACCTTTTTCATCAATTCGCATTTGAATCCAAAAGCCATTTTTGCCTTCATGATCACCTTTGCCGTCATGACGCCACTAGGAACACTCGCATCCGATTATTTACCTTTTTTAAACCAATATACTACTCAAATCACAGCCGTAGTCATTGGGATATTATTCCATATTTCATCTACCATTATTTTTGAAAGTAGCGAAGGACATAAATTCAACATTGCCAAAGTTTCCATGATTATCCTAGGAATCTTACTGGCTTACTTTTTATAA
- a CDS encoding alpha/beta fold hydrolase, which produces MKISIPILVLFLTSSICVTNSQNKFDTDYGNNNAVGKYVDLNGAKIYYEEYGKGEPLLLIHGCGGDIKSMENQIDFFKNKYRVIVADNRGQGKSELKTDSLTYTQITKDWEGLVNHLKLDSISILGWSDGGIIGLEMGISNKTKIKKIIAMGANLRPDTTAVNSWAPAEVRKYQTEAKEMKAKGDTSRNWNLELQLFGLLLDQPNINPLDLKKITTSVLIMVGDRDIIKNEHAVEIYNNLPKGQLCIMPGMGHNAPQNNPILFNEIANRFLTEPFDYGK; this is translated from the coding sequence ATGAAAATTTCCATTCCAATTTTAGTTCTTTTTTTGACATCTTCAATATGCGTAACAAATTCGCAAAACAAGTTTGACACAGATTACGGAAACAACAATGCGGTCGGGAAATATGTAGACTTAAATGGAGCAAAAATATATTATGAAGAATATGGAAAAGGGGAGCCATTACTATTAATTCATGGATGCGGAGGCGACATTAAATCAATGGAAAATCAAATTGATTTCTTTAAAAATAAATATAGAGTTATTGTTGCAGACAATAGAGGTCAAGGAAAATCAGAATTAAAAACGGACTCATTGACTTATACTCAGATAACTAAAGATTGGGAAGGATTAGTTAATCATCTTAAATTAGATTCTATTAGCATACTTGGATGGAGTGATGGAGGTATCATAGGACTAGAAATGGGAATTAGTAACAAAACTAAAATCAAGAAAATTATTGCAATGGGTGCCAATTTAAGACCTGACACAACCGCTGTTAATAGTTGGGCACCAGCAGAAGTACGGAAATATCAAACCGAAGCAAAAGAAATGAAAGCAAAAGGAGATACTTCACGAAATTGGAATCTAGAACTTCAACTTTTTGGACTTTTACTAGACCAACCCAATATTAATCCGCTTGATTTAAAAAAAATAACGACTTCTGTTTTGATTATGGTTGGCGACAGAGACATTATAAAAAATGAACATGCTGTAGAGATTTACAATAATCTACCAAAAGGCCAATTATGCATTATGCCTGGCATGGGTCACAACGCTCCTCAAAATAATCCTATACTATTTAATGAAATAGCCAATCGATTTTTAACAGAACCATTTGACTATGGTAAATAA